A single region of the Chryseobacterium sp. 6424 genome encodes:
- a CDS encoding nitroreductase, translating into MDKAAVLKEIIENRRSIFPKDYSDEKIDDDVLTEILRSAAFAPNHKRTKPWRLKVFKGEDKLQLGAEMAEIYKRTTAAPLFLEKKYLSISEKAVKADTIITISVNFSGLVPEWEEIAATAMAVQNMYLTASAHGIGCYWSTPGLIKHLDAFLGLPENQRCYGLFFLGKCANQ; encoded by the coding sequence ATGGATAAAGCAGCAGTCCTAAAAGAGATTATAGAAAACCGCAGGAGTATATTTCCTAAGGATTATTCCGATGAAAAAATTGATGATGATGTTTTAACGGAAATCCTGCGTTCTGCAGCGTTTGCCCCAAACCATAAACGCACCAAGCCCTGGCGTCTGAAAGTTTTCAAAGGCGAGGATAAATTACAATTGGGTGCGGAAATGGCGGAAATCTATAAACGTACCACGGCAGCGCCACTTTTTCTCGAAAAAAAATACCTCAGCATCTCCGAAAAGGCTGTCAAGGCAGATACTATCATTACAATTTCAGTCAACTTCAGCGGATTGGTGCCCGAGTGGGAAGAAATTGCCGCCACCGCCATGGCCGTACAGAATATGTATCTAACGGCTTCCGCACACGGCATCGGTTGCTATTGGAGTACGCCCGGCCTAATAAAACATTTGGATGCCTTCCTGGGACTACCCGAAAATCAAAGATGTTACGGGCTTTTCTTCCTTGGTAAGTGTGCAAATCAATAA